One segment of Neoarius graeffei isolate fNeoGra1 chromosome 20, fNeoGra1.pri, whole genome shotgun sequence DNA contains the following:
- the emp2 gene encoding epithelial membrane protein 2, with protein sequence MLVILAFIILFHIISVILLFISTIHSSWWFSTKGDFYTDLWYSCNVTCQAIPNWITKDTGYLQTVQATMILATILCCGDLFVFILQLFRLKQGERFVFTAIIQLLSSLCVMIAASIYTAERTSFQDSSVHMGNYGYSFVLAWVAFPMTFISGLMYLVLRKRK encoded by the exons atgttggtgatTTTGGCTTTCATCATCCTCTTTCACATTATTTCAGTGATCCTGCTTTTCATATCAACTATCCATAGT TCATGGTGGTTTTCAACAAAAGGGGACTTCTACACTGATCTTTGGTACAGCTGCAACGTCACTTGTCAAGCGATTCCAAACTGGATAACCAAGGATACAG GTTATCTTCAGACTGTGCAGGCTACCATGATCCTGGCCACGATCCTGTGCTGTGGGGACCTCTTCGTCTTCATCCTTCAGCTTTTCCGTTTGAAGCAGGGCGAGAGATTTGTCTTCACAGCCATCATTCAGCTCTTGTCTT CACTGTGTGTGATGATCGCCGCATCCATCTACACGGCCGAGCGGACGAGTTTTCAGGACTCGAGCGTACACATGGGGAACTACGGTTACTCCTTTGTGCTCGCCTGGGTGGCCTTTCCCATGACATTTATCAGTGGCCTCATGTATTTAGTGCTACGCAAACGCAAGTAG